The following DNA comes from Buttiauxella agrestis.
CGGTAAGCCGACTCAACGTCAGCTTTCGCCAGGAAAATACCGACATTCAGGCGGTATCTGACCTGTCGTTTACGCTAAAACGGGGTGAAACGCTGGCCATTGTCGGGGAGTCTGGCTCGGGAAAATCAGTGACGGCGCTGGCGTTAATGCGCCTGCTGGAAAAATCCGCAAGTCGCGTTGAAAGCGATAACATCCTACTGCGCCGTCGCAACGGTGAGGTGATCGCGCCTGCCGAATTAAGTTCATCGCAAATGCGCCATGTGCGCGGTGCCGATATCGCGATGATTTTCCAGGAGCCGATGACCTCGCTCAATCCGGTGTTTCCGGTGGGAGAACAAATTGCGGAATCTATCCGCCTGCATCAGGGGTTGGATAAACACGCGGCGATGGAAGAGGCCAGGCGCATGCTCGAACGGGTGCGCATTCCGGAAGCGAAAGCGATTCTTGGCCGTTATCCGCACCAGCTTTCAGGCGGGATGCGCCAGCGGGTGATGATTGCCATGGCGCTCTCGTGCCGTCCGGCGGTGCTGATTGCCGACGAACCGACTACCGCCCTGGATGTGACTATTCAGGCGCAAATTCTCCAGCTCATTCGCGTTCTACAAGATGAAATGCAGATGGGCGTGATATTCATCACTCACGATATGGGTGTGGTGGCGGATATCGCCGACCGCGTGCTGGTGATGTATCGCGGCCAGGCGGTGGAAACCGGCACCGTAGAGAAAATTTTTAGCGCACCGGTTCACCCTTATACCAAAACGTTGCTGGCAGCGGTTCCGCGCCTTGGCGCGATGAATGGCCGTGATTTGCCGCGTAAATTTCCGCTGGTTGACCCGCAACACCCCGATAAACCCGAAGCGGAAACCGAACAAAACACCATTGCGCCCGGTTCCGTTCCCATTTTGCAAGTCAGCGATTTAGTGACACGCTTTGATATTCGCAGCGGCATTTTTAACCGTGTCACCAGCCGGGTGCATGCGGTCGAAAAAGTGAGTTTTGATTTGTGGCCCGGCGAAACGCTGGGGCTGGTGGGGGAGTCAGGGAGCGGCAAATCTACTACCGGGCGTGCGCTGCTGCGGCTGGTGGAAACCCAGGGCGGCAGCATTCACTTCAACGGCCAGCGCATCGACACGCTTTCCAATGCCAACATGCAGCATGTGCGCAAAGACATTCAGTTTATCTTCCAGGATCCGTACGCCTCACTCGACCCGCGCCTGACGGTGGGGTATTCCATCATGGAACCGCTGCTGGTTCACAACGTGATGTCCAAAGAGCAGGCGCAAGAACGCGTGGCCTGGTTACTGGAGCGCGTCGGGTTGCAGGCGGAACATGCGTGGCGTTATCCGCATGAGTTTTCCGGCGGGCAGCGCCAGCGTATTTGCATCGCCCGTGCATTGGCGCTCAATCCAAAAGTGGTGATTGCCGATGAGTCTGTCTCGGCGCTTGATGTGTCGATTCGGGCGCAAATCATCAACCTGATGATGGATCTCCAGCGCGAGTTCGGCATCGCTTTTCTGTTTATTTCTCACGATATGGCGGTGGTGGAACGTATTTGCCATCGCGTGGCGGTGATGTACTTAGGGCAAATTGTTGAAATTGGCCCGCGACGCGCCGTGTTTGAAAATCCGCAGCATCCGTATACCCGAAAATTAATGGCCGCCGTTCCGGTGGCTGACCCTACGCACCGCCGTCCCAAACCCGTTTTGCTTTCTGATGATATCCCCAGTTCCACGCATAAGCTGGGGAGCGAACCGCATGTTGCAACGCTTGTGAATGTTGGGCCAGGGCATTTTGTCGCTCGCCCATAATAAAAAATTGAGTCCGGTAAGGATAATCAGGAGAACACAATGACCATGTTTGAGAATAAAAAGTGGCTTTTAGCCGCAGGGCTTGCGACCAGTGTGATTGCCGCACCGGCATTCGCGGCGAAAGATGTCGTTGTTGCTGTTGCGTCCAACTTCACCACGCTCGACCCGTATGATGCTAACGATACGCTGTCGCAGGCAGTAGCGAAGTCGTTTTATCAGGGGCTATTTGGCCTTGATAAAGAGATGAAACTGCAAAACGTTTTGGCCGAAAGCTACACCGTTTCTGACGACGGGCTGGTTTACACCATCAAATTACACCCTGGCGTTAAATTCCAGGATGGGACTGACTTCAACGCCGAAGCGGTGAAGATTAACCTCGATCGCGCCAGCAATCCTGAAAACCATCTCAAGCGCTACAACCTGTATAAAGCCATTGCCAAAACCGAAGCGGTGGACGCCAACACGGTAAAAATCACCCTTAAACAGCCGTTCTCGGCGTTTATTAATATTCTCGCCCACCCGGCAACGGCGATGATTTCCCCGGCTGCGCTGAAAAAATACGGCAAAGAGATTGGCTTCCATCCGGTCGGCACTGGCCCGTATCAGCTTGAAACCTGGAATCAGACCGATTTTGTGAAGGTGAAGAAATTCGACGGTTACTGGAAACAGGGCCTGCCTAAGCTCGACACCATCACCTGGCGTCCGGTTGTTGATAACAACACCCGAGCGGCCATGCTCCAGACCGGCGAAGCGCAGTTTGCCTTCCCCATCCCTTACGAGCAGGCTGGCGTGCTGGAGAAAAACGACAAGCTGGAACTGGTGGCATCGCCTTCCATCATGCAGCGTTATCTCAGCATGAACGTGACGCAAAAGCCGTTTGATAACCCGAAAGTGCGTGAGGCGATTAACTATGCGATTAACCGCCAGGCGCTGGTGAAAGTGGCGTTTGCGGGTTACGCCACACCAGCAGAAGGCGTGGTGCCGCCGTCTATCGACTTCGCACAAATTTACAAACCGTGGCCGTATGACCCGGCAAAAGCCCGTGAACTGCTGAAAGAAGCGGGCTATCCGAATGGTTTCGAAACCACGCTGTGGTCATCCCACAACCACAGCACCGCGCAGAAAGTGTTGCAGTTCACTCAGCAGCAACTGGCTCAGGTCGGCATTAAAGTGAAAGTCACGGCGATGGATGCCGGACAGCGTGCCGCGGAAGTGGAAGCTAAAGGCCAGAAAGAGAGCGGCGTGAGAATGTTCTACACCGGCTGGTCGGCCTCGACGGGTGAAGCAGACTGGGCGCTGTCGCCGTTGTTTGCCTCATCTAACTCGCCGCCAACGCTGTTTAACACCGCCTTCTACAGCAATCCGCAGGTGGATAAAGACCTGAGTGACGCGCTGAAAACCACCAATCGTGATGATAAAGCGAAACTGTACAAAGACGCGCAGGATACCATCTGGAAAGAGAATCCGTGGGTGCCGCTGGTGGTCGAAAAACTGGTTTCCGCGCACAGCAAAACCCTCAGCGGTTTTTATGTGATGCCAGACACCGGGTTTAGTTTTGATGATGCGGATTTGAAAGAGTGATGATTTTGGTGGCGTGTTTTCACCCTCACCCCGACCCTCTCCCTGAGGGAGAGGGGGAACGACACGCGATCCAATCCCCTCTCCTGGGGGAGAGGGTTAGGGTGAGGGGGGACAATGTTTAACTATTTCCTCAAACGCCTGCTGGGCCTGATCCCCACACTGCTTATCGTCGCGGTGCTGGTGTTTTTGTTCGTCCATCTGCTCCCCGGCGACCCGGCGCGTTTAATCGCCGGGCCGGAAGCAGATGCCACCGTGATTGAAATGGTGCGCAAACAGTTGGGACTGGATTTACCGCTGTGGCAGCAATTTTTGCACTATATCGGCAACATTGTGCAGGGGGATTTCGGCACCTCGATGGTTTCACGCCGTCCGGTTTCCGAAGAGATCGCCAGCCGCTTTATGCCGACTTTCTGGCTCACTATCACCAGCATGGTTTGGGCGGTTATTTTTGGTCTGTTCACCGGCATTATTGCTGCCGTGTGGCGTAATCGCTGGCCGGACAGACTCAGCATGACGATCGCGGTTTCCGGTATTTCATTCCCCGCGTTTGCACTCGGCATGTTGCTGATGCAGGTTTTTTCCGTCGAACTCGGCTGGTTGCCGACGGTCGGTGCCGATAGCTGGCAGCACTACATTTTGCCGTCTGTCACGCTGGGGGCGGCAGTCGCTGCGGTGATGGCACGTTTTACTCGCGCCTCGTTCGTGGATGTGCTGCAAGAAGATTACATGCGCACCGCGCGCGCCAAAGGGGTGAGCGAAACGCTGATTGTGATTAAACACGGCCTGCGCAACGCGATGATCCCGGTCGTCACCATGATGGGATTGCAGTTCGGTTTCCTGCTCGGTGGCTCGATTGTTGTTGAAAAAGTCTTTAACTGGCCAGGGCTTGGGCGCCTGCTGGTGGATTCAGTCGAAATGCGCGACTACCCGGTGATTCAGGCGGAAGTGTTGCTATTTTCGCTGGAATTTATTGTTATCAACTTAGTGGTGGATTTGCTGTACGCCGCCATTAACCCGGCCATCAGGTACAAGTAAGGATGCGACTCTTTAACTGGCGACGCCAGGCGGTACTGAACGCGATGCCGATTGTTCGGCCAAACCAGGTGCGCACGCCGTGGCACGAATTTCTGCGCCGCTTACGCAAACAACCGGTGGCGATGCTTGCCGGGTTATTCGTGCTGTTTCTGATTGTGGTGGCGCTGGTTGCTCCGTGGATTTCGCCGTTCGATGCGGAAAACTATTTCGACTATGACCGGCTAAACGATGGTCCGTCGATGCTGCA
Coding sequences within:
- the gsiB gene encoding glutathione ABC transporter substrate-binding protein GsiB codes for the protein MTMFENKKWLLAAGLATSVIAAPAFAAKDVVVAVASNFTTLDPYDANDTLSQAVAKSFYQGLFGLDKEMKLQNVLAESYTVSDDGLVYTIKLHPGVKFQDGTDFNAEAVKINLDRASNPENHLKRYNLYKAIAKTEAVDANTVKITLKQPFSAFINILAHPATAMISPAALKKYGKEIGFHPVGTGPYQLETWNQTDFVKVKKFDGYWKQGLPKLDTITWRPVVDNNTRAAMLQTGEAQFAFPIPYEQAGVLEKNDKLELVASPSIMQRYLSMNVTQKPFDNPKVREAINYAINRQALVKVAFAGYATPAEGVVPPSIDFAQIYKPWPYDPAKARELLKEAGYPNGFETTLWSSHNHSTAQKVLQFTQQQLAQVGIKVKVTAMDAGQRAAEVEAKGQKESGVRMFYTGWSASTGEADWALSPLFASSNSPPTLFNTAFYSNPQVDKDLSDALKTTNRDDKAKLYKDAQDTIWKENPWVPLVVEKLVSAHSKTLSGFYVMPDTGFSFDDADLKE
- the gsiC gene encoding glutathione ABC transporter permease GsiC — translated: MFNYFLKRLLGLIPTLLIVAVLVFLFVHLLPGDPARLIAGPEADATVIEMVRKQLGLDLPLWQQFLHYIGNIVQGDFGTSMVSRRPVSEEIASRFMPTFWLTITSMVWAVIFGLFTGIIAAVWRNRWPDRLSMTIAVSGISFPAFALGMLLMQVFSVELGWLPTVGADSWQHYILPSVTLGAAVAAVMARFTRASFVDVLQEDYMRTARAKGVSETLIVIKHGLRNAMIPVVTMMGLQFGFLLGGSIVVEKVFNWPGLGRLLVDSVEMRDYPVIQAEVLLFSLEFIVINLVVDLLYAAINPAIRYK
- the gsiA gene encoding glutathione ABC transporter ATP-binding protein GsiA → MPRSHELPEDEVLSVSRLNVSFRQENTDIQAVSDLSFTLKRGETLAIVGESGSGKSVTALALMRLLEKSASRVESDNILLRRRNGEVIAPAELSSSQMRHVRGADIAMIFQEPMTSLNPVFPVGEQIAESIRLHQGLDKHAAMEEARRMLERVRIPEAKAILGRYPHQLSGGMRQRVMIAMALSCRPAVLIADEPTTALDVTIQAQILQLIRVLQDEMQMGVIFITHDMGVVADIADRVLVMYRGQAVETGTVEKIFSAPVHPYTKTLLAAVPRLGAMNGRDLPRKFPLVDPQHPDKPEAETEQNTIAPGSVPILQVSDLVTRFDIRSGIFNRVTSRVHAVEKVSFDLWPGETLGLVGESGSGKSTTGRALLRLVETQGGSIHFNGQRIDTLSNANMQHVRKDIQFIFQDPYASLDPRLTVGYSIMEPLLVHNVMSKEQAQERVAWLLERVGLQAEHAWRYPHEFSGGQRQRICIARALALNPKVVIADESVSALDVSIRAQIINLMMDLQREFGIAFLFISHDMAVVERICHRVAVMYLGQIVEIGPRRAVFENPQHPYTRKLMAAVPVADPTHRRPKPVLLSDDIPSSTHKLGSEPHVATLVNVGPGHFVARP